AGTGCCTGTCTAGCGAGCGACGCAGCCTCGTGTCCAGCAGCCGGGCCCTGCCGGCGCTCCCGTCACGCCTATGGTAGCGACGCTCGAGGGGCTCGAGGCGGACGCCGCGACGGGGTAGACTGGAAGCAAAGGAGACCTGCAATGGACAAACCGCTCTGGGCGCCGTCGGCCGCGCGCGTGGCCGACGCGGCGATGACGAGATTCAGGCAAGATGCCCAGCGGGCGACGGGCCGCTCGCTGCCCGACTACGCCGCGCTGCACCGCTGGTCGGTCGAGGAGCCCGCCGCCTTCTGGGAACTCTACGCCCGCTGGGCCGGGCTGCGCTTCAGCGCGCCGCCCGAGTTCATCATGAGCCCCGACCCCATGCCCGAGACGACGTGGTTCGGGGGCGCCACGCTCAACTACGCCGAGCACCTGCTCTACCCCACGGCCGAACCCGACGAGGCGGCGCCTGCCATCCTCTTCCTGGACGAGGCCGGAAGCGAGAGGCAGCTCTCCTGGAGCGAGCTGCGCCGCCAGGTGGCGCGCGCTCAAAAGGCGCTCCTGCGTGAGGGCGTCGGCGCGGGCGAGCGGGTGGCGGCTTATGTCAGCAACACGCCCGAGACGGTCGTACTCTCCCTCGCCTGCGCCTCTTTGGGCGCCGTCTTCTCGTCCTGCTCGCCCGACTTCGGCTTCGAGGCCGCCCAGGCGCGCTTCTCGCAGATCGAGCCCAAGCTGCTCTTCGCGGCGGACGGCTACGCCTACAACGGCAGGCACTTCGAGACCCTGGAGACGGTGAGGCGCCTCCGGGGGGCGACGCCTTCGCTCGAGGGGGTGGTGCTGATCTCCGCGGATGAGGGCTCCTCCGACTTCCCCCGCTGGGACGACTGGCTGGACGACTGGCTGGACGACGAGGGGACGCCCAGCTTCACCCCGCTGCCCTTCGACCACCCCCTCTACATCCTCTACTCCTCGGGCACCACCGGCCTGCCCAAGGCCATCGTCCACCGCGCCGGCGGCGCGCTCTTAAACCACCACAAGGAACAGCGGCTCCACGCGGACATCCGCGCGGGCGACCGGGTGATGTACTACACCACCTGCGGCTGGATGATGTGGAACTGGCTCGTCTCGGCCTTAGCGCAAGGAGCCACCCTGGTCCTCTACGAAGGCTCGCCCAGCTATCCCACGCTCGAGGTGCTCTGGCTCCTGGCCGACCGTCTGGGCGTCAGCCACTTCGGGACCAGCGCGCGCTTTATCCATTCCTGCCGGGCCGCCGGCCTGAGGCCCAAGGACCACTATGCCTTTAGCAGGCTCCGCTGCGTCCTCTCGACGGGCTCGCCCCTCTCCCCCGCCGGCTTCGCGTGGGTCTACGGGGCGGTCAAGGACGACGTTCATCTGGCCAGCATCTCGGGCGGCACCGACATCGTCGGCTGCTTCGCGCTGGGCGACCCCACCGCGCCGGTCTATGCCGGGCAGATCCAGGTGCCCGGCCTGGGCGTGGCCTTAGCGGCCTTCGACGAGGACGGCAAGCCGGTTTTCGACACGCCCGGCGAGCTCGTCTGCTTGGAGCCGCTGCCGTCGATGCCGCTTCGGTTCTGGAACGACCCGGACGGCCGCCGCTACCGCTCCGCCTACTTTGGGGACTACCCCGGCGTCTGGCGCCACGGCGACCTGATCGAGATCAAGACGGGTCAGGGCGTCGTCATCTACGGCCGCAGCGACGCCACCCTGAACCCCGGCGGGGTGCGCATCGGCACGGCCGAGATCTACCGGCCGCTCGAGGCCCTGCCCGAGGTCACCGAGGCCCTGGCGGTGGGCAAGCGCGAAGAGGAGGGCGAGAGCATCTGGCTCTTCGTGGTCTTGCAAGAGGGTCTCGAGCTGGACAAAGACCTGGAAAAGCGCATTAAGCAGACGATTCGTGAGGGCGCCAGCCCCCGCCACGTGCCCAGGCGCATCTACCAGGTGAGCGGCCTGCCCCGGACCCGCAGCGGCAAACTGGTGGAGATCGCGGTGTCGCGGCTGGTCAACGGCCAGAGCGTGCCCAACCGCGAGGTGATGGCCAACCCCGAGGCCTTGGACGAGATCGCCGCCAGGCTGTAAAGGCGGTGCTGGAGACCTACGGGTTGCGAAAGAATACTTGGCAGCCCTCACTGTTTGCTAAGATAGCCATTCAGACAGCCACTGGAGGTGGGTATGGCTCGAGACTACTCCATCATAGAGGCGCGCAACCAGCTTGCCAAGCTCGTCCGCGAAGTAGAAAAGGGTAGCGCTGTCGAGCTGACGAGACGCGGCAAGCCCGTGGCCGTTCTCGTGTCGGTCGCGGAGTACAGGCGCCTCACCTCGGACGGAAGCGGGTTTTGGGAGGCACTCGTCAGGTTCAGAAGGGACACGTCTTTGGAGGCCGAGGGCATCGAGGAGGTCTTCGGCGAAGTGCGGGACCGGAGCACCGGGCGCGAGGTCGCACTCTGAGGGCTCGCTACCTGCTGGACACCAACGTCTTGTCGGAGCCCCTGCGGCCTGCGCCCGACCCACGGGTTCTAGCGAGGCTCAAAGACCACGGCGATACGCTGGCGACGGCCAGCCTCGTCTGGCACGAACTTCTTTATGGCCTCTACCGCTTAGGCGACTCGAGCAAGCGGCGGAGTATCGCGCGCTATCTCGAGGAGGTCGTGCGCCCTACCGTCCTCCTCTTGCCTTACGACGATCAGGCAGCGGCGTGGCACGCCGAACAGCGAGCCAAGCTTGCCCGCATGGGCAAGACCACACCCTTCGTGGACGGTCAGATCGCCACCATCGCCAAGATTCATAGCCTCACCCTGGTCACGAACAACGTCAGGGACTATGCCAACTTCGAAGACCTGGACGTGGAAAATTGGCATGAGGCGAGCTGAACATCTTCCAAACGCCTCATTGGTGGCCTGGTGACCGTCCAGAGCGTGTCCAACCCCGAGGTGATGGCCAACCCCGAGGTAAAAAAGGGTAGCCGGGCTGACGAGGCGCGGCAGGCCGACAGAACATGGCGTCAGCTCGAGGGCAGCTCGAGCAGCCTCTTATAAAACGCTACCGTCCGCTCCGCCACCGCGGTCCAGCTAAACTTGGCCAGGGCGCGTTCGCGCGCCGCCCGGCCCATCGCCCCGCGCCGCGCTTCGTCGCCCATGAGCTCGGCTATGGCCGCCGCCAGCGCGCGCGCGAAGCGCTCCGGGTCGGCGGGCTCGAAGTCGACCTCGCCCTTGGTCTCGAGCGGCACCAGCACGCCCGTCTCGCCGTCCACCACCACCTCGGGGATGCCGCCCACCGCCGCGGCCACCACCGGCGTCTCGCAGGCCATCGCCTCCAGGTTGATGATGCCGAAGGGCTCGTAGACCGACGGGCAAACGAAGAGGCTGGCGTGGCTGTAGAGGGCGATGAGGTCGTCCTTGGGCACCATCTTGGCGATCCAGACGATGGAATTCTTGCTCTCCGCGCGCGCCGCCTCGACGCGCGCGGCCATCTCCTGTTCGATCTCGGCCGTGTCGGGCGCCCCCGCGCAAAGGACCACCTGGAGGCCGGGCGGCAAATATTTGAGCGCGTTGACGAGGTGAAGGATGCCCTTTTGCCGGGTGATGCGCCCGACGAAAAGAATAGCGGGAATGGCCGGATCGACGCCGTAGCGCTTTAGCGTGCCCTCGTCCGGCGTCGGTCGGTAGTGCGCAAGGTCGATGCCGTTGGGGATCACCTCGATCTTGTGATCAGCCACCCCGTATAGCTCGTGCACGTCCCGGCGCATCGCCTCCGACACGGCGACGACGCCGTCGGCGTTCTGATAGGCGGTGCGCTCGACCCAGGAGGAGGCGTGGTAGGCGCTGCCGAGCTGCTCGACCTTCCAGGGGCGGTGCGGC
The sequence above is a segment of the Deinococcota bacterium genome. Coding sequences within it:
- a CDS encoding type II toxin-antitoxin system VapC family toxin — its product is MRARYLLDTNVLSEPLRPAPDPRVLARLKDHGDTLATASLVWHELLYGLYRLGDSSKRRSIARYLEEVVRPTVLLLPYDDQAAAWHAEQRAKLARMGKTTPFVDGQIATIAKIHSLTLVTNNVRDYANFEDLDVENWHEAS
- the glgA gene encoding glycogen synthase gives rise to the protein MKITLLTNEYPPYIYGGAGVHVEYLSRELLRLDGGAHEVNVFSFGDQAESSGKLRVQGVEAGFTLPAQDPRHAKFMDTVQRNLVMAGLVGEADIVHCHTWYTHLAGCLVKQLSGAKLVLTTHSLEPHRPWKVEQLGSAYHASSWVERTAYQNADGVVAVSEAMRRDVHELYGVADHKIEVIPNGIDLAHYRPTPDEGTLKRYGVDPAIPAILFVGRITRQKGILHLVNALKYLPPGLQVVLCAGAPDTAEIEQEMAARVEAARAESKNSIVWIAKMVPKDDLIALYSHASLFVCPSVYEPFGIINLEAMACETPVVAAAVGGIPEVVVDGETGVLVPLETKGEVDFEPADPERFARALAAAIAELMGDEARRGAMGRAARERALAKFSWTAVAERTVAFYKRLLELPSS
- a CDS encoding acetoacetate--CoA ligase, yielding MDKPLWAPSAARVADAAMTRFRQDAQRATGRSLPDYAALHRWSVEEPAAFWELYARWAGLRFSAPPEFIMSPDPMPETTWFGGATLNYAEHLLYPTAEPDEAAPAILFLDEAGSERQLSWSELRRQVARAQKALLREGVGAGERVAAYVSNTPETVVLSLACASLGAVFSSCSPDFGFEAAQARFSQIEPKLLFAADGYAYNGRHFETLETVRRLRGATPSLEGVVLISADEGSSDFPRWDDWLDDWLDDEGTPSFTPLPFDHPLYILYSSGTTGLPKAIVHRAGGALLNHHKEQRLHADIRAGDRVMYYTTCGWMMWNWLVSALAQGATLVLYEGSPSYPTLEVLWLLADRLGVSHFGTSARFIHSCRAAGLRPKDHYAFSRLRCVLSTGSPLSPAGFAWVYGAVKDDVHLASISGGTDIVGCFALGDPTAPVYAGQIQVPGLGVALAAFDEDGKPVFDTPGELVCLEPLPSMPLRFWNDPDGRRYRSAYFGDYPGVWRHGDLIEIKTGQGVVIYGRSDATLNPGGVRIGTAEIYRPLEALPEVTEALAVGKREEEGESIWLFVVLQEGLELDKDLEKRIKQTIREGASPRHVPRRIYQVSGLPRTRSGKLVEIAVSRLVNGQSVPNREVMANPEALDEIAARL
- a CDS encoding type II toxin-antitoxin system Phd/YefM family antitoxin, with amino-acid sequence MARDYSIIEARNQLAKLVREVEKGSAVELTRRGKPVAVLVSVAEYRRLTSDGSGFWEALVRFRRDTSLEAEGIEEVFGEVRDRSTGREVAL